From Candidatus Campbellbacteria bacterium:
CTTTCAGATCAAAAGGGCATTTTTCATTAAGAATTGGTATGTCAAAATGGTCGGAATTGTATCCTATAATAAGTTCTGCTTTTCTAAGCAATTCCCACAAGTCCTTAAACTCATTTTCCAGATAAGAACTGTAAGAATTTGTCTCATAGTCATACAAACCAACAAGGGATATGTCATAATCACCGATTGTTTGACCTGATTGGGGTCTGATAATGTTTTGCGTTTCAATATCAATTACAATTTTTCGCATAATAAATCTATTATATCTTCAACACTCTTTATTTTCTTGTCTTTTCTTGTCTCTATATCTCTGATTGTTCCATAAGGAGAAGAATCATCAATGGTAAGAATAAAGGGTATCAGTTCAGTCTCTGCCTTTTTATACCTGCTGTCTTTCTTTTTGTATGAGTAATCTATTGCGACCCTTATCCCTTCGGCTCTTAACTCTTCTGCTACATCTTTTGCCTTTGGTAATAATTCTTTATCTTCCATCACTATATACACATCAGCAGAGGACTCCGTTTTTGGAAGAAGATTTTTTTCTTCAAGTAGTTCTTTTAACATAACATTTCCCATACCAAAACCGCAAGCCGACATTTCTTCTCCGTATGTTCCGACAAGGTTGTCATAACGACCTCCTCCCAAAAGAGATCTGTTCATTTTTGGATTGTTTGCATAAACTTCAATTATCACGCCTGTGTAATAGTCAAAACCACGGACAAGGAACGGATTATACACAAAAGATGTTTCTGGGCACATCTTTCTAATTTCTTTTATTGAAGACGGCTCTTCTAGGTTGTCAATTTCCTCAATCAAATTTTTAGTTTTATTTTTTCCTATAATTTCTACGGCTTTGTCTTTAAATTCTTTTTCAGATATCCTTTGTTTTTTGTCTAAAAGATTTATGAATTGCGACACTTTTTCTTTTTTGGAAACATATTTCTTTATCAACTTATCAATGCTGTTTCTATCGTTAAGAACAAATGTTACATCATTTTTTGTCAGACCGAATACTCCGAATATAGTTTCTGCAATAGAAATCAACTCAGCTTCAGCTTCAATCCCTTCAACTCCAAATATATCTACATTAAGCTGCCAATGCTCTCTCAGTCTTCCTTTTTGCGGTCTTTCATATCTGAAAAGGTTTGGGATAGAATACCATCTGACAGGGGATCTAAAATTTTTCTCCCTTTTTAATTTTGCAATCATTCTTGCAGTGGTTGGTGTCATCTCAGGGCGAAGCACCACATCTCTTTTTCCTCTATCCTTAAAAGAATATATCTGATCGCGCATTATCTCCTCACTTGTTTTTCCTTTA
This genomic window contains:
- the hisS gene encoding histidine--tRNA ligase, encoding MKKIPESYKGVKDFFPGDAYIRNYIISVWSDVLEVFGYQQYDASVLEEMSLYKGKTSEEIMRDQIYSFKDRGKRDVVLRPEMTPTTARMIAKLKREKNFRSPVRWYSIPNLFRYERPQKGRLREHWQLNVDIFGVEGIEAEAELISIAETIFGVFGLTKNDVTFVLNDRNSIDKLIKKYVSKKEKVSQFINLLDKKQRISEKEFKDKAVEIIGKNKTKNLIEEIDNLEEPSSIKEIRKMCPETSFVYNPFLVRGFDYYTGVIIEVYANNPKMNRSLLGGGRYDNLVGTYGEEMSACGFGMGNVMLKELLEEKNLLPKTESSADVYIVMEDKELLPKAKDVAEELRAEGIRVAIDYSYKKKDSRYKKAETELIPFILTIDDSSPYGTIRDIETRKDKKIKSVEDIIDLLCEKL